Proteins from a single region of Nerophis ophidion isolate RoL-2023_Sa linkage group LG10, RoL_Noph_v1.0, whole genome shotgun sequence:
- the LOC133560330 gene encoding HAUS augmin-like complex subunit 4, translated as MANVLGVTGASSFGDEDSLHQQVLASFPLCDMTEDDLRQNPQLCKLLATLAQHVDKTGLTNPLKTELKKAEQKLQSQKRRWLRSETLHRSLQEIIQEYSVQKHHSTVPPDQKMFYETMERCLVVAMCARQLDLSNTTKQDQPFVLGLTPPQVMELMPSEKNVQKMKQILPRELEEHLKKKCLSFLSYYQPECENQSESLKSCKLSHLSTQMEKDKKRVKILMESYHEKAVLLQRLTQLYLSEMTKCVQLLQSLILERCLTVQADLDKKKLEYFEGKCELVLQKIRDEVAGIQLDTYTANTISAHRKIRTKLESELQACQVEKQSVELKLSSFQILGKEFEALAEEYCKFREEIDMKSWALKEFTKDNIN; from the exons ATGGCAAATGTCCTCGGAGTCACTGGTGCATCATCATTTGGAGATGAAGACAGTTTGCACCAACAGG TTTTGGCCTCCTTTCCACTCTGTGACATGACCGAAGACGACCTGAGACAGAACCCTCAGCTCTGTAAACTCTTGGCGACTCTTGCACAACATGTGGATAAAACAGGACTTACCAACCCTCTGAAAACTGAGTTGAAAAAG gctgaGCAAAAGCTGCAGAGCCAGAAACGTAGATGGCTGCGCTCCGAGACCCTCCACAGATCACTGCAGGAGATTATCCAGGAATATAGTGTCCAGAAGCATCATTCTACTGTACCACCGGACCAGAAGATG TTTTATGAGACAATGGAAAGATGCCTTGTTGTGGCCATGTGTGCCAGACAGTTGGATCTCAGCAACACCACCAAGCAGGATCAGCCCTTTGTTTTGGGTTTGACTCCCCCACAGGTGATGGAGCTCATGCCTTCAGAGAAG AATGTGCAAAAAATGAAGCAGATTCTACCCAGAGAGCTGGAGGAACATCTAAAGAAAAAGTGTCTCAGCTTCCTCTCCTACTATCAACCTGAATGTG AGAATCAGAGTGAAAGTCTAAAGAGCTGTAAATTGTCTCATCTGTCAACCCAAatggaaaaagacaaaaaaagagtcAAGATTCTTATGGAGAGCTACCATGAAAAGGCAGTTCTCCTGCAAAGACTGACACAACTGTACCTTTCT gaaatgaccaaatgtgTGCAGCTCCTGCAGTCGCTCATCTTGGAGCGCTGTTTAACAGTCCAGGCAGATTTGGACAAAAAGAAGTTGGAATACTTTGAAGGCAAATGTGAATTAGTCTTGCAGAAGATAAG AGATGAGGTGGCTGGGATTCAGCTGGACACGTACACAGCCAACACAATATCTGCTCACAGAAAAATCCG GACAAAGCTGGAGTCAGAGCTGCAAGCCTGTCAGGTGGAGAAACAGTCTGTGGAGTTAAAACTTTCCTCCTTTCAGATCTTGGGCAAAGAATTTGAGGCCCTGGCTGAGGAGTACTGCAAATTTCGAGAAGAGATCGACATGAAAAGCTGGGCTTTGAAGGAATTCACTAAGGACAACATAAATTGA